From Phragmites australis chromosome 5, lpPhrAust1.1, whole genome shotgun sequence, a single genomic window includes:
- the LOC133918662 gene encoding auxin-responsive protein IAA15-like isoform X2: protein MSGAVFTRFGCFASLDSRFHPSWPPGAVFTYFGHFVPLGACLWASRHSRAICHVWCRFHPLGLPRRFHPFVPFHALRCTFVASRHGRAIAPLDGRFHPSLARVVGWPPVRSYRKNALADVVGSSKAKQAAKFVKLVVDGAPYLRKVDLEAYAGYDQLLCALQYKFFSHFTIRKFADDERKLVDAVNGTEYVPTYEDKDGDWMLVGDVPWK, encoded by the exons atGTCTGGTGCCGTTTTCACACGTTTCGGCTGTTTTGCGTCCTTGGACAGCCGTTTTCATCCGTCCTGGCCTCCTGGTGCCGTTTTCACCTACTTCGGCcatttcgtgcccttgggcgcatgTTTGTGGGCGTCTCGGCACAgtcgggccatctgccacgtcTGGTGCCGTTTTCATCCGCTCGGCCTCCCGCGTCGTTTTCACCCGTTTGTGCCATTTCATGCCCTTAGGTGCACGTTTGTGgcgtcgcggcacggccgggccattgCACCCTTGGACGGCCGCTTTCATCCGTCCCTTGCGCGGGTGGTGGGGTGGCCGCCGGTTAGGTCGTACCGCAAGAACGCGCTCGCCGATGTCGTGGGGTCCAGCAAGGCCAAGCAGGCTGCCAAGTTCGTCAAGCTGGTCGTCGACGGCGCACCCTACCTGCGGAAGGTGGACCTGGAGGCCTATGCCGGTTACGACCAGCTCCTCTGCGCGCTCCAGTACAAGTTCTTCTCCCACTTCACCATCC GGAAGTTCGCCGACGACGAGAGGAAGCTGGTGGACGCGGTGAACGGGACGGAGTACGTGCCGACGTACGAGGACAAGGACGGCGACTGGATGCTCGTCGGTGATGTCCCCTGGAA